The Tubulanus polymorphus chromosome 1, tnTubPoly1.2, whole genome shotgun sequence genome contains a region encoding:
- the LOC141901259 gene encoding uncharacterized protein LOC141901259 isoform X4, whose amino-acid sequence MASRRRRIGEKSSQKAPLEYEHPHRPSCSLSSISDSEDESISNEVDNESSESNKLDTSIESKLDTSMDSIVMPESDLKMLQMDKDKESEVDVEGNDSKQKQNMLLDVLAQVASDTLALEPDVPPPNENKRLTLRTIQSMDVLTLDQIRYLTDKSLVNLFSDMSSDEIKRNYTFTCYLIPSKCEVAVSSFGNEMKARLRMCQHLRDHIKQLSEEYADPKVKFTAEPLHSRRRRALAAKSSGKMKRKRSSNYPLIYSSAKPDLFQDDETKVKRARFTGKRKKMPKKMGKSVSDAIKREVIETDSVESTLIDVEEVGASSEQLKNQQIILDLLRRSQPHHDHSYTSIFGSKGQNFAQHDGASDDELDVGTNTRTGGVRAIKNKPFIFMNSTAQTTRVTPGVLVADSNNVEGKDVIPFMQHSRLFVTPDGMPVYEEEVIEITPDNSSSLRPYPPMPKSDLAMKGKIVVPEEVTSSADEADLNLTMKKKIIKAPKSKEGTAEWEKKLALKCIRELRFKRKDDKAQLICKICKDKTFTAAATLMYHYRSHAGIKPFVCLICHTTFTRQHSLNYHMLIHNNQSRFMCQDCGRKFRHPSHFKEHIRRHTGETPFLCTDCPMKFKTRNTYKRHLRTRHGKLLTAAGIHIMSAEEFKKHRTKPYRQRRPMPFNPTLKGSYSEVESITSDQADDDVQVEDEEVKRILETESTSTTTTSSGVRTVKKTILKDGTVAVLKQKQEEKRSAKRGKLTIAALTAAAAASASTASNNNTPAVVPISKKSNISSAVYLPIVAASDSRTIPTTVATQYIVTPIPNILPSGPAAQGLVQHGFIPQTFVSSQEQLLNSNTSTSSTTASIAQNQYASPALVQAAEEFCKQRNLVVASSASDGSTIQNVSINQSAEGLVYQTQNRNITLDQTQQNILPVQTAGQQTVPLILNTQHVSQQLTPLLLQANTTQSGLTIQNPSGGTQLLFRQAASQATTQTPSPVVLQQTPTGPQGNQLLVQQATLPQGTVPILLQQQANTGKLGAPNIATLQLRNPLTRLPQTSTPIQTLIRGTVLTNVSGNPVASVNPNIQPLLQVNVQPRDNILGTTHNASNATSIMQPITLNLNPINATAKVIQPQITNMNLTNNRGFPYVHTVGIFPSQQQTMPGTCNSVQPGQPIIQQPGTTQVVPSMPVVLPSISSVLPSGPT is encoded by the exons ATGGCATCTAGAAGACGGCGAATAGGCGAAAAAAGCTCCCAAAAGGCTCCTTTAGAATATGAACATCCTC ATAGACCGAGTTGCAGTTTATCTTCTATTTCTGATTCAGAAGATGAAAGCATATCAAATGAAGTTGACAATGAGTCTTCAGAGTCCAACAAATTAGATACAAGCATTGAATCGAAACTAGACACGAGCATGGATTCGATAGTAATGCCTGAGTCCGATTTGAAAATGCTTCAAATGGATAAAGATAAAGAAAGTGAGGTGGATGTCGAGGGCAATGATTCCAAACAGAAGCAAAATATGCTGTTAGATGTATTAGCTCAAGTTGCATCAGATACTCTAGCACTGGAACCTGATGTTCCACCACCAAACGAAAATAAGAGG TTAACTCTGCGAACAATACAAAGCATGGACGTGCTGACTCTGGATCAAATTCGATACCTGACCGATAAATCATTGGTGAATTTGTTTTCTGATATGAGCAGCGATGAGATCAAGCGAAACTACACGTTCACCTGCTATTTGATACCGTCAAAGTGTGAAGTTGCGGTGTCGAGTTTCGGCAACGAGATGAAAGCGCGATTGCGCATGTGTCAACATCTCAGAGATCACATCAAGCAGCTCTCTGAAGAATATGCCG ATCCAAAAGTTAAATTTACTGCTGAACCGCTTCATTCACGTCGAAGAAGAGCTTTAG CTGCGAAATCATCAggcaaaatgaaaagaaagcGAAGTTCAAACTACCCTCTAATATATAGTTCGGCAAAGCCAGATTTATTTCAAGACGACGAAACAAAGGTTAAGAGAGCAAGATTTACCGGTAAGAGAAAGAAAATGCCTAAGAAGATGGGCAAATCAGTATCGGATGCTATTAAACGTGAAGTTATTGAGACTGATTCAGTCGAGTCAACTTTAATCGATGTGGAGGAGGTTGGAGCAAGTAGCGAGCAGTTGAAAAATCAACAAATCATACTCGACTTATTGCGAAGATCTCAACCGCATCATGATCACAGTTACACATCGATATTTGGCTCGAAAGGACAAAATTTCGCTCAACACGATGGTGCGTCGGACGACGAGCTGGATGTTGGTACGAACACACGCACTGGTGGTGTTAGGGCAATAAAGAATAAACCGTTTATCTTCATGAATAGCACAGCCCAAACGACAAGGGTTACCCCTGGAGTATTGGTAGCTGACAGTAATAATGTCGAGGGTAAAGACGTTATACCGTTTATGCAACACAGCCGGCTTTTCGTTACACCCGATGGAATGCCAGTTTATGAAGAAGAAGTGATTGAAATAACTCCCGATAACTCGAGTAGTTTAC GGCCTTATCCACCTATGCCTAAATCTGATCTGGCCATGAAAGGTAAAATAGTCGTACCAGAAGAAGTTACATCATCCGCCGATGAggcagatttgaatttgacaatgaaaaagaaaattatcaaaGCACCCAAGTCCAAAGAAGGAACTGCAGAATGGGAAAAG AAACTAGCATTGAAGTGTATCCGTGAGCTAAGGTTCAAACGAAAAGATGATAAAGCGCAGttgatttgtaaaatatgCAAGGACAAAACCTTTACTGCTGCGGCTACTCTGATGTATCATTATCGCAGTCATGCAG GTATCAAGCCATTTGTCTGCCTAATTTGCCACACAACTTTCACACGGCAACATAGTCTGAATTATCACATGTTGATACACAATAATCAAAGTCGATTTATGTGTCAAGATTGTGGGCGAAAATTTCGGCATCCGAGCCACTTCAAG GAACATATTCGTCGTCACACAGGAGAAACGCCATTCCTGTGTACTGACTgtccgatgaaattcaaaacaaGGAACACTTATAAACGGCACTTGCGTACAAGGCACGGGAAATTGTTGACAGCAGCTGGCATTCATATAATGTCTGCCGAGGAGTTCAAAAAACATCGTACGAAGCCGTATCGCCAGCGCCGGCCCATGCCTTTCAATCCAACGCTGAAAGGCAGTTACAGCGAAGTTGAGTCGATTACTTCAGATCAAGCAGACGACGACGTTCAAGTAGAAGATGAAGAGGTGAAGAGAATACTGGAGACTGAATCGACTTCGACAACGACGACAAGTTCTGGCGTGAGAACcgtgaaaaaaacaattctgAAAGATGGAACTGTGGCCGttctgaaacaaaaacaaGAGGAAAAGAGATCGGCCAAACGAGGCAAACTAACGATAGCAGCTTTGACAGCTGCCGCAGCTGCATCGGCATCGACAGCGTCTAATAATAATACTCCGGCTGTCGTTCCAATTTCTAAGAAATCAAACATTTCCTCAGCTGTGTATCTGCCGATAGTTGCTGCCTCTGATAGCAGGACTATTCCAACAACTGTTGCGACTCAATACATCGTTACACCTATTCCAAATATACTACCTTCCGGACCTGCTGCGCAAGGACTCGTTCAACATGGGTTTATTCCCCAGACGTTTGTGAGTTCCCAGGAGCAATTGCTTAACTCGAATACCTCTACCTCGTCTACTACCGCTTCCATAGCGCAGAATCAATACGCCAGTCCCGCTTTAGTACAGGCTGCTGAAGAATTTTGTAAACAGAGAAATTTGGTAGTTGCCTCCAGTGCAAGTGATGGCAGTACGATACAGAATGTGTCAATCAATCAGAGTGCTGAGGGCTTGGTGTACCAAACGCAGAATAGGAATATCACGCTTGATCAGACACAGCAAAATATTCTGCCAGTTCAAACTGCGGGACAACAAACAGTTCCGTTAATTCTCAATACCCAGCATGTCTCGCAACAGCTAACGCCCTTGTTGCTCCAAGCAAACACAACTCAAAGCGGTTTGACGATACAAAATCCCAGCGGTGGAACGCAGTTATTATTCCGTCAAGCTGCATCACAGGCCACAACACAGACTCCGTCTCCAGTTGTACTCCAACAAACGCCGACTGGGCCGCAAGGGAACCAGTTGCTGGTGCAACAAGCAACTTTACCGCAAGGAACTGTTCCAATATTGCTTCAACAGCAAGCAAATACTGGTAAGCTCGGTGCACCAAATATTGCAACTTTGCAGTTAAGAAACCCATTAACCCGTTTGCCTCAAACCAGCACTCCAATCCAAACACTGATTCGTGGCACCGTGCTGACAAATGTTTCTGGTAATCCTGTTGCTAGTGTTAACCCTAATATTCAACCCTTACTGCAAGTAAATGTTCAGCCTCGTGACAATATTCTCGGAACGACGCATAATGCTTCTAATGCAACATCCATAATGCAACCTATCACTTTAAATTTGAATCCTATAAATGCAACTGCTAAAGTCATACAGCCTCAAATAACGAATATGAACCTGACAAATAATCGTGGATTTCCGTACGTGCATACTGTGGGTATATTTCCATCTCAGCAGCAAACTATGCCAGGTACGTGCAACTCTGTGCAACCTGGCCAGCCAATCATTCAGCAACCTGGTACAACTCAGGTTGTTCCATCCATGCCAGTCGTTTTACCAAGCATTTCATCTGTATTGCCATCAGGTCCGACCTGA
- the LOC141914966 gene encoding uncharacterized protein LOC141914966, whose protein sequence is MDNVAYNNEHQGYAEGGADEHANYYNQQQQYGQQYGGYYGGQGGHYNGGHYAPNPNYNRQYSSGPSYGGSKHSLASARDTKSMISTTSTRTVQAQYRDHRAQKKINSWYFGPGKRQMHIAIGLIVAALVCLLIFGTLMGLWRHARLHWSERVEFVPYLFLILALLLFGVAGRFVWEARKQSTLARRNVAYKADGADNVRVVDKKEASARSQENLRSGTYSQKAVGSTPNTTLNSIALSMDRSYMNRTMDRSTTKSLPSLDRSYAGDEDADSRRGDVF, encoded by the exons ATGGATAACGTAGCTTATAATAACGAACATCAAGGGTATGCCGAAGGAGGAGCTGATGAGCACGCAAATTATTACaaccaacaacaacaatatgGCCAACAGTACGGTGGATATTACGGTGGCCAAGGTGGGCATTATAACGGAGGCCACTATGCCCCGAATCCGAATTATAACCGCCAATATAGCAGCGGGCCGTCATATGGTGGTTCAAAACATTCCCTGGCTAGTGCCAGGGATACGAAAAGTATGATAAGCACTACTAGCACCAGAACTGTACAAGCGCAGTATCGGGACCACCGCGcccagaaaaaaattaattcatggTACTTCGGGCCGGGAAAACGTCAAATGCATATAGCTATCGGTTTGATAGTAGCCGCTCTGGTATGTCTGCTGATATTTGGAACACTGATGGGTCTGTGGCGACACGCGAGACTGCACTGGTCCGAACGCGTGGAATTCGTTCCTTATCTATTCCTTATATTAGCCCTACTTCTATTTGGAGTTGCTGGCCGTTTCGTTTGGGAGGCAAGAAAACAGAGTACATTGGCGAGAAGAAACGTAGCT TACAAAGCTGACGGCGCTGACAATGTGCGCGTGGTTGACAAGAAAGAAGCCAGCGCTCGAAGCCA gGAGAACTTAAGAAGTGGGACATACAGCCAGAAGGCTGTGGGAAGCACGCCGAATACTACGCTGAATTCGATCGCCTTGTCGATGGACCGGTCGTACATGAACCGTACGATGGACCGTTCGACGACCAAGTCGCTACCGTCGCTCGACCGATCCTACGCCGGGGACGAAGATGCCGATAGTCGTCGCGGAGACGTATTCTAG
- the LOC141901259 gene encoding uncharacterized protein LOC141901259 isoform X5 yields MAATTTPFEIHSETMNMGSFDRPSCSLSSISDSEDESISNEVDNESSESNKLDTSIESKLDTSMDSIVMPESDLKMLQMDKDKESEVDVEGNDSKQKQNMLLDVLAQVASDTLALEPDVPPPNENKRLTLRTIQSMDVLTLDQIRYLTDKSLVNLFSDMSSDEIKRNYTFTCYLIPSKCEVAVSSFGNEMKARLRMCQHLRDHIKQLSEEYADPKVKFTAEPLHSRRRRALAAKSSGKMKRKRSSNYPLIYSSAKPDLFQDDETKVKRARFTGKRKKMPKKMGKSVSDAIKREVIETDSVESTLIDVEEVGASSEQLKNQQIILDLLRRSQPHHDHSYTSIFGSKGQNFAQHDGASDDELDVGTNTRTGGVRAIKNKPFIFMNSTAQTTRVTPGVLVADSNNVEGKDVIPFMQHSRLFVTPDGMPVYEEEVIEITPDNSSSLRPYPPMPKSDLAMKGKIVVPEEVTSSADEADLNLTMKKKIIKAPKSKEGTAEWEKKLALKCIRELRFKRKDDKAQLICKICKDKTFTAAATLMYHYRSHAGIKPFVCLICHTTFTRQHSLNYHMLIHNNQSRFMCQDCGRKFRHPSHFKEHIRRHTGETPFLCTDCPMKFKTRNTYKRHLRTRHGKLLTAAGIHIMSAEEFKKHRTKPYRQRRPMPFNPTLKGSYSEVESITSDQADDDVQVEDEEVKRILETESTSTTTTSSGVRTVKKTILKDGTVAVLKQKQEEKRSAKRGKLTIAALTAAAAASASTASNNNTPAVVPISKKSNISSAVYLPIVAASDSRTIPTTVATQYIVTPIPNILPSGPAAQGLVQHGFIPQTFVSSQEQLLNSNTSTSSTTASIAQNQYASPALVQAAEEFCKQRNLVVASSASDGSTIQNVSINQSAEGLVYQTQNRNITLDQTQQNILPVQTAGQQTVPLILNTQHVSQQLTPLLLQANTTQSGLTIQNPSGGTQLLFRQAASQATTQTPSPVVLQQTPTGPQGNQLLVQQATLPQGTVPILLQQQANTGKLGAPNIATLQLRNPLTRLPQTSTPIQTLIRGTVLTNVSGNPVASVNPNIQPLLQVNVQPRDNILGTTHNASNATSIMQPITLNLNPINATAKVIQPQITNMNLTNNRGFPYVHTVGIFPSQQQTMPGTCNSVQPGQPIIQQPGTTQVVPSMPVVLPSISSVLPSGPT; encoded by the exons atggCGGCGACGACCACGCCATTTGAGATACACTCGGAGACCATGAACATGGGCAGTTTTG ATAGACCGAGTTGCAGTTTATCTTCTATTTCTGATTCAGAAGATGAAAGCATATCAAATGAAGTTGACAATGAGTCTTCAGAGTCCAACAAATTAGATACAAGCATTGAATCGAAACTAGACACGAGCATGGATTCGATAGTAATGCCTGAGTCCGATTTGAAAATGCTTCAAATGGATAAAGATAAAGAAAGTGAGGTGGATGTCGAGGGCAATGATTCCAAACAGAAGCAAAATATGCTGTTAGATGTATTAGCTCAAGTTGCATCAGATACTCTAGCACTGGAACCTGATGTTCCACCACCAAACGAAAATAAGAGG TTAACTCTGCGAACAATACAAAGCATGGACGTGCTGACTCTGGATCAAATTCGATACCTGACCGATAAATCATTGGTGAATTTGTTTTCTGATATGAGCAGCGATGAGATCAAGCGAAACTACACGTTCACCTGCTATTTGATACCGTCAAAGTGTGAAGTTGCGGTGTCGAGTTTCGGCAACGAGATGAAAGCGCGATTGCGCATGTGTCAACATCTCAGAGATCACATCAAGCAGCTCTCTGAAGAATATGCCG ATCCAAAAGTTAAATTTACTGCTGAACCGCTTCATTCACGTCGAAGAAGAGCTTTAG CTGCGAAATCATCAggcaaaatgaaaagaaagcGAAGTTCAAACTACCCTCTAATATATAGTTCGGCAAAGCCAGATTTATTTCAAGACGACGAAACAAAGGTTAAGAGAGCAAGATTTACCGGTAAGAGAAAGAAAATGCCTAAGAAGATGGGCAAATCAGTATCGGATGCTATTAAACGTGAAGTTATTGAGACTGATTCAGTCGAGTCAACTTTAATCGATGTGGAGGAGGTTGGAGCAAGTAGCGAGCAGTTGAAAAATCAACAAATCATACTCGACTTATTGCGAAGATCTCAACCGCATCATGATCACAGTTACACATCGATATTTGGCTCGAAAGGACAAAATTTCGCTCAACACGATGGTGCGTCGGACGACGAGCTGGATGTTGGTACGAACACACGCACTGGTGGTGTTAGGGCAATAAAGAATAAACCGTTTATCTTCATGAATAGCACAGCCCAAACGACAAGGGTTACCCCTGGAGTATTGGTAGCTGACAGTAATAATGTCGAGGGTAAAGACGTTATACCGTTTATGCAACACAGCCGGCTTTTCGTTACACCCGATGGAATGCCAGTTTATGAAGAAGAAGTGATTGAAATAACTCCCGATAACTCGAGTAGTTTAC GGCCTTATCCACCTATGCCTAAATCTGATCTGGCCATGAAAGGTAAAATAGTCGTACCAGAAGAAGTTACATCATCCGCCGATGAggcagatttgaatttgacaatgaaaaagaaaattatcaaaGCACCCAAGTCCAAAGAAGGAACTGCAGAATGGGAAAAG AAACTAGCATTGAAGTGTATCCGTGAGCTAAGGTTCAAACGAAAAGATGATAAAGCGCAGttgatttgtaaaatatgCAAGGACAAAACCTTTACTGCTGCGGCTACTCTGATGTATCATTATCGCAGTCATGCAG GTATCAAGCCATTTGTCTGCCTAATTTGCCACACAACTTTCACACGGCAACATAGTCTGAATTATCACATGTTGATACACAATAATCAAAGTCGATTTATGTGTCAAGATTGTGGGCGAAAATTTCGGCATCCGAGCCACTTCAAG GAACATATTCGTCGTCACACAGGAGAAACGCCATTCCTGTGTACTGACTgtccgatgaaattcaaaacaaGGAACACTTATAAACGGCACTTGCGTACAAGGCACGGGAAATTGTTGACAGCAGCTGGCATTCATATAATGTCTGCCGAGGAGTTCAAAAAACATCGTACGAAGCCGTATCGCCAGCGCCGGCCCATGCCTTTCAATCCAACGCTGAAAGGCAGTTACAGCGAAGTTGAGTCGATTACTTCAGATCAAGCAGACGACGACGTTCAAGTAGAAGATGAAGAGGTGAAGAGAATACTGGAGACTGAATCGACTTCGACAACGACGACAAGTTCTGGCGTGAGAACcgtgaaaaaaacaattctgAAAGATGGAACTGTGGCCGttctgaaacaaaaacaaGAGGAAAAGAGATCGGCCAAACGAGGCAAACTAACGATAGCAGCTTTGACAGCTGCCGCAGCTGCATCGGCATCGACAGCGTCTAATAATAATACTCCGGCTGTCGTTCCAATTTCTAAGAAATCAAACATTTCCTCAGCTGTGTATCTGCCGATAGTTGCTGCCTCTGATAGCAGGACTATTCCAACAACTGTTGCGACTCAATACATCGTTACACCTATTCCAAATATACTACCTTCCGGACCTGCTGCGCAAGGACTCGTTCAACATGGGTTTATTCCCCAGACGTTTGTGAGTTCCCAGGAGCAATTGCTTAACTCGAATACCTCTACCTCGTCTACTACCGCTTCCATAGCGCAGAATCAATACGCCAGTCCCGCTTTAGTACAGGCTGCTGAAGAATTTTGTAAACAGAGAAATTTGGTAGTTGCCTCCAGTGCAAGTGATGGCAGTACGATACAGAATGTGTCAATCAATCAGAGTGCTGAGGGCTTGGTGTACCAAACGCAGAATAGGAATATCACGCTTGATCAGACACAGCAAAATATTCTGCCAGTTCAAACTGCGGGACAACAAACAGTTCCGTTAATTCTCAATACCCAGCATGTCTCGCAACAGCTAACGCCCTTGTTGCTCCAAGCAAACACAACTCAAAGCGGTTTGACGATACAAAATCCCAGCGGTGGAACGCAGTTATTATTCCGTCAAGCTGCATCACAGGCCACAACACAGACTCCGTCTCCAGTTGTACTCCAACAAACGCCGACTGGGCCGCAAGGGAACCAGTTGCTGGTGCAACAAGCAACTTTACCGCAAGGAACTGTTCCAATATTGCTTCAACAGCAAGCAAATACTGGTAAGCTCGGTGCACCAAATATTGCAACTTTGCAGTTAAGAAACCCATTAACCCGTTTGCCTCAAACCAGCACTCCAATCCAAACACTGATTCGTGGCACCGTGCTGACAAATGTTTCTGGTAATCCTGTTGCTAGTGTTAACCCTAATATTCAACCCTTACTGCAAGTAAATGTTCAGCCTCGTGACAATATTCTCGGAACGACGCATAATGCTTCTAATGCAACATCCATAATGCAACCTATCACTTTAAATTTGAATCCTATAAATGCAACTGCTAAAGTCATACAGCCTCAAATAACGAATATGAACCTGACAAATAATCGTGGATTTCCGTACGTGCATACTGTGGGTATATTTCCATCTCAGCAGCAAACTATGCCAGGTACGTGCAACTCTGTGCAACCTGGCCAGCCAATCATTCAGCAACCTGGTACAACTCAGGTTGTTCCATCCATGCCAGTCGTTTTACCAAGCATTTCATCTGTATTGCCATCAGGTCCGACCTGA
- the LOC141914838 gene encoding uncharacterized protein LOC141914838, translating into MSQQSQNQLSKRFFTWVQEFFVFGDVKATALALAITSSLCCSIVWLVVSVISGSGRGRTNKHNAASPSSAHTSMMNFHLKKISAIQSKSNRKMKRQKSAPAASSLGNDCEVPCIRCNVNNSCKGCRYILCLKCCCNSPITCLYHRQFKFKTQKSVDTLQVDKPTEIDLSCLDLKSCPERLGYIGAHLVTLNLSCNKLVGLPQEIGFLRGLEELYLHQNSIKTLPESIGTLTKLKDLSLKRNLLCSLPSSIGCLEDLRFLDLQDNFLEGLPQSVGKLKNLEVLILEHNNLQAVPDEFCDLINLKIFSVAENNLSALPEMIGNLVRLQDLNVSDNILKHLPASICDCRALVKLLAASNSLTVLPGSIGRLHQLNELRVNDNQLSYLPASLYCLGFCVMNVKMNPFITELDTEKITSLTSNPPCCIPNLFELAARTVIEKHVSWKLETLPNCLSALLRTYQSCDSCEGVFFHHFKSQIDFYSLWNGGQKLPLYQHICSPNLSPNCQMLTIPSY; encoded by the exons ATGTCTCAACAGTCTCAGAACCAGTTGTCGAAAAGGTTCTTTACCTGGGTCCAAGAATTTTTCGTTTTCGGCGATGTGAAGGCGACTGCTTTAGCATTAGCGATAACCAGTTCATTGTGCTGTAGCATTGTATGGCTAGTTGTAAGCGTCATATCTGGAAGCGGCCGAGGGCGAACCAATAAACACAACGCAGCCTCACCCTCTAGTGCCCATACATcgatgatgaattttcatctgaaaaaaatttctgCT ATTCAAAGCAAATCGAATAGAAAAATGAAGCGTCAAAAATCTGCCCCAGCTGCTAGTTCTCTGGGCAATGATTGCGAGGTACCCTGTATCAG gtgCAACGTGAACAATTCGTGTAAAGGTTGTCGCTATATTCTTTGTTTGAAATGCTGCTGTAACAGCCCAATAACTTGTTTATATCACCGACAGTTCAAGTTTAAAACGCAGAAGTCTGTAGATACTTTACAGGTGGATAAACCAACGGAGATTGATTTAAG TTGTTTAGACTTGAAGTCTTGCCCAGAAAGATTAGGCTATATTGGTGCTCATTTAGTTACACTGAACCTGTCGTGTAATAAGTTAGTTGGCTTACCGCAAGAGATTGGATTCTTGAGAGGATTGGAAGAATTGTATTTACATCAGAACAGCATTAAGACATTACCA GAAAGCATTGGTACTCTAACAAAGTTGAAAGACTTGAGTTTGAAAAGGAATCTTTTGTGTTCGTTACCAA GTTCAATCGGTTGCCTTGAAGATTTACGATTTCTCGACCTGCAGGACAACTTCCTGGAAGGTTTACCTCAATCAGTGGGTAAACTGAAAAATCTAGAAGTATTGATATTAGA ACACAATAATCTGCAGGCAGTTCCTGATGAATTTTGTGACCTAATCAATCTCAAG attttcagtgttGCTGAAAATAATTTGAGCGCGTTACCGGAAATGATTGGAAATCTAGTGAGATTACAGGATTTGAACGTGTCTGATaacattttaaagcatttaCCCGCGTCAATCTGTGATTGTAGAGCTCTAGTCAAACTCCTTGCTGCCTCAAACAG tctTACTGTCTTACCTGGATCAATCGGTAGACTGCATCAGCTGAATGAATTACGCGTGAATGACAACCAGCTTTCTTATCTACCTGCTTCTCTATATTGCCTTGGATTTTGTGTGATGAATg ttaaAATGAACCCATTCATCACAGAGTTGGACACAGAGAAAATCACATCACTTACATCAAATCCTCCTTGCTGCATACCAAATCTGTTCGAACTAGCAGCACGTACTGTCATCGAAAAACATGTATCCTGGAAACTGGAAACACTTCCAAATTGTCTAAGCG cttTATTGAGGACATATCAGTCGTGTGACAGCTGTGAAGGAGTTTTCTTTCATCACTTCAAGTCACAAATAGACTTCTATTCGTTATGGAACGGGGGTCAGAAACTGCCCCTATACCAACATATCTGTTCACCTAATCTATCCCCTAATTGTCAAATGTTGACCATTCCCAGTTATTGA